The following coding sequences lie in one Rhizobium rhododendri genomic window:
- a CDS encoding sugar transferase produces MKYATRSADPAFFNAASSGTHPPTGGILKRGFDLALASMALLFLSPVFLMLVALVKFTNKGPALYGHSRIGHNGRTFKCLKFRTMVVDGDQVLRKHLDANPKAREEWLATRKLQDDPRVTPVGAVLRKLSLDELPQLLNIIRGEMSIVGPRPVVEDELMLYESSAVYYLKARPGLTGLWQVSGRNDVSYAERVGLDTHYVKNWSLLSDVTIIAKTIPAVCLSRGSY; encoded by the coding sequence ATGAAGTATGCGACGAGATCGGCCGATCCGGCTTTTTTCAACGCCGCAAGTTCCGGCACTCATCCACCGACAGGCGGTATTCTGAAGCGGGGATTCGACCTCGCGCTGGCATCGATGGCCCTGCTGTTTCTCAGCCCGGTTTTCCTGATGCTGGTTGCATTGGTCAAGTTTACGAACAAGGGCCCTGCGCTTTACGGGCATTCTCGTATCGGCCACAACGGTCGCACATTTAAGTGCCTGAAGTTCCGCACGATGGTCGTCGATGGCGATCAGGTGCTGCGCAAGCATCTCGACGCCAACCCAAAAGCGCGCGAAGAATGGCTGGCAACCCGCAAGCTCCAGGACGATCCTAGGGTTACGCCTGTCGGCGCGGTGCTCCGCAAGCTCAGCCTCGACGAATTGCCGCAGCTGCTGAACATCATCCGTGGTGAAATGAGCATTGTTGGTCCACGTCCCGTCGTGGAAGACGAATTGATGCTCTATGAAAGCTCTGCAGTCTACTATCTGAAGGCTCGTCCGGGTCTGACAGGTCTCTGGCAGGTCAGCGGGCGCAACGATGTGTCCTACGCAGAACGTGTTGGTCTCGACACGCACTATGTGAAGAACTGGTCTCTCTTGAGCGACGTGACAATCATCGCCAAGACGATCCCGGCTGTATGCCTCTCCCGCGGCAGCTACTGA
- a CDS encoding ribonuclease D — MATTIRYHEGDLSDVAAARYSDAIAIDTETLGLIPRRDRLCVVQLSPGDGSADVIRIAAGQTDAPNLVAMLADPTRQKIFHYGRFDIAVLFHTFGVTTVSVFCTKIASRLCRTYTDRHGLKDNLKEMLEVDVSKAQQQTDWAADKLSQAQLEYAASDVLHLHALRDKLTYRLVRDGRMEHAQACFEFLPTRAKLDLLGWQDTDIFAHS; from the coding sequence ATGGCAACGACCATCCGCTATCACGAAGGCGACCTTTCCGACGTGGCCGCAGCGCGATATTCTGACGCGATCGCAATCGATACCGAAACACTGGGCCTGATACCGCGCCGCGATCGCCTCTGCGTCGTGCAGCTTTCGCCTGGCGACGGCAGCGCCGACGTCATCCGGATCGCCGCCGGGCAAACGGATGCTCCCAACCTCGTTGCCATGCTCGCAGACCCGACCCGCCAGAAGATCTTTCACTACGGCCGATTCGATATTGCCGTGCTGTTCCATACGTTCGGCGTTACCACCGTTTCTGTGTTCTGCACCAAGATAGCCTCACGCCTCTGCCGCACCTACACCGATCGCCACGGCCTGAAGGACAATCTCAAGGAAATGCTGGAGGTCGACGTGTCCAAGGCACAGCAGCAGACCGACTGGGCCGCAGACAAGCTTTCGCAGGCCCAGCTCGAATATGCGGCCTCAGACGTGCTCCACCTTCATGCGCTTCGCGACAAGCTGACTTATCGCCTGGTTCGCGACGGACGAATGGAGCATGCGCAAGCCTGTTTCGAATTCCTGCCGACCCGGGCCAAGCTGGATTTGCTCGGTTGGCAAGACACCGATATTTTCGCCCACAGCTAG